The following is a genomic window from Chloroflexota bacterium.
AGCGTGGCTGAGGTGAGTCAGGGATTGTCTCAGGAGGGCTGGCAGCACATCACTTGGCGCGAGGGGTCCAAGGGACCCATGACGAGTCGTTTTGCTGCCATACGCGTCTTGCCCAGCCATTCTTATCAGCATGGCGGCGACAAAGAGGAGACTCTCTGGCTGCTGGCGGAATGGCCTGAAGAGGAGGCAGTGCCCACCAAATTCTGGTTCGCCAATCTTCCCGAGGGAACGAGTCTCATCAGCCTGGTGCGTCTGGCCAAGATACGATGGTGGATTGAGCAGGGCTACCAGCAGCTCAAGGATGAGCTGGGTTTGGACAACTACGAAGGACGTACCTGGCAAGGATGGCATCACCATGTCACTCTGAAAAAAAACTTCTGGGCAGCGCTGGTTCCTTCCAATGGTACGTCGTGAACTCCAGCGCATGCTGGCCCGCTGGACAGGAATCTGTCCCTCCTGTGGCAAGGTCATCCGGTGGCGTATGGATTCCTCTTACCTTAACGTAGTAGTACTAGCAGGCTGCTGAAAAAGGGGGTGCCCAACCAAACGCAGATACGAAATATCCGACAGATCCAAAGCTAAGGTCTCGTTCTACGGGACTTTTTCATCACCCTGCTAGCGCCCACTTTTTGGAGCGACGCATATGACTACTGCCAAGCGGCCAAGGGTGACAATTCTGACAATTGTCAACCCCCGTTTAGCGACGCGCGATGGTGAGGACGCGATCACTTTGCTCGCCCCCCAAGCAGAAGTCAATATCCTTTTATTAGCCTTTTCAATAGTCCTAGTGAACAACGCCAGGCAAAAAACCTTCCGCTTTCCCCGGATAGGAGAATACGTGGAGAAAATATATAATACGTGTATCAGGCAAGCAGACGTAACAAGTTCGCAAAGGCCGAATCGGACGTGAAAAACAAAGAGCGAGAATGATCTTATGGCCTAGCCGAGAAGGTCTACAAGGAGGCAATGGCCCAGGCCGAGAAGGGCGCCGACGGCAAGATGGCCCAGAAGGTAGCATGAGCTGGTGATGAACACGGGAAAGGCAGTACAACCGCAGCGGTCTGACGAAGGCCAACTCACCGGAATATGAGCGACGGACTCGACAAGAAGGTCGCCTTGGGCCTGGCCCTGACCGTCGCCCTTCTCCTGGGCGTCGGGCTCTACTGGTCCACCGAGCCCTCCCGTCAGAAAGGCATGGCAGATGAATACAAAC
Proteins encoded in this region:
- a CDS encoding IS701 family transposase, with translation SVAEVSQGLSQEGWQHITWREGSKGPMTSRFAAIRVLPSHSYQHGGDKEETLWLLAEWPEEEAVPTKFWFANLPEGTSLISLVRLAKIRWWIEQGYQQLKDELGLDNYEGRTWQGWHHHVTLKKNFWAALVPSNGTS